In the Staphylococcus condimenti genome, one interval contains:
- a CDS encoding sodium-dependent transporter: MSKQSQWKTSTGFILASAGSAIGLGAMWKFPYMAGVYGGGAFLLMFLVFTIFIGLPLLIMEFTIGKLGRTYTTAIFGKLSGKKWTNIIGWSGNLAVFVLFGFYSVVGGWIIIYIAQVAMQLVGLGSGTLGSIHFDQVISNSVYTIIGQGVFILITMIIVMLGVEHGLEKASKVMMPLLFVFLILIVIKSLSLDGAAEGVRFILEPRMEDLSMQGVLFALGQSFFALSLGTTGMITYASYAPKEMTIKTSALSIVIMNIIVSLLAGLAIFPAINAFGYKPEEGPGLLFKVLPRVFEQMSFGSGFYLIFLILFLFAALTSSISLLELNVSNFTKNDNRKRKKVAVIGSVLVFLISIPATLSFSSLSGLHFGAGSIFDNMDFLVSNILMPLGAFATTLFVGQLLNMKDLEKVFGRDPLKLFVPWYYLVKFVLPAVILLVFVMQLFK; this comes from the coding sequence GTGTCTAAACAATCACAATGGAAAACGTCAACAGGTTTTATTTTAGCGAGCGCAGGCTCTGCAATCGGACTCGGTGCAATGTGGAAGTTCCCATACATGGCCGGCGTATACGGCGGAGGCGCGTTCTTGCTTATGTTTTTAGTATTTACAATTTTTATCGGCTTACCCTTATTGATTATGGAATTTACAATAGGTAAACTTGGCCGTACTTATACCACCGCAATTTTCGGCAAACTTTCTGGAAAAAAATGGACAAACATCATAGGATGGAGCGGAAATCTTGCGGTATTTGTACTGTTTGGATTTTACAGTGTCGTCGGCGGATGGATTATTATTTATATTGCGCAAGTAGCTATGCAGCTTGTCGGATTAGGAAGCGGAACACTTGGAAGTATTCACTTTGATCAAGTTATCAGCAATTCTGTGTATACAATTATAGGACAAGGTGTCTTTATTTTAATTACAATGATCATCGTAATGCTGGGTGTGGAACATGGTTTAGAGAAAGCTTCTAAAGTAATGATGCCATTACTTTTTGTTTTTCTTATTCTCATCGTTATCAAATCTCTCTCATTAGACGGTGCAGCAGAAGGCGTGCGTTTTATTTTAGAACCGCGTATGGAGGACCTTTCTATGCAAGGTGTCTTGTTTGCTTTAGGCCAATCTTTCTTTGCATTATCACTCGGCACAACAGGGATGATTACTTATGCGAGTTATGCACCGAAAGAAATGACGATTAAAACATCTGCATTATCTATTGTAATTATGAATATTATTGTGTCATTGCTTGCTGGACTTGCTATTTTCCCAGCAATTAATGCATTCGGATATAAACCAGAAGAAGGACCAGGATTATTATTTAAAGTTTTACCGCGCGTTTTTGAACAAATGAGCTTTGGCTCAGGTTTCTATTTGATTTTCCTTATCTTATTCTTATTTGCAGCACTCACTTCATCTATTTCATTGCTTGAATTGAATGTTTCCAACTTTACTAAGAATGATAACCGTAAACGTAAGAAAGTAGCAGTTATCGGCAGCGTGCTGGTATTTTTAATCAGCATACCCGCGACACTTTCATTCAGCAGTTTAAGTGGTCTCCATTTTGGTGCAGGAAGTATTTTCGATAATATGGATTTTCTAGTTTCTAATATTTTAATGCCTTTAGGTGCATTTGCTACAACGCTCTTTGTAGGTCAGTTGTTGAATATGAAAGATTTAGAAAAGGTCTTTGGTCGAGATCCTCTTAAACTATTTGTACCTTGGTATTACTTAGTGAAGTTTGTTTTACCAGCAGTAATTTTATTAGTCTTTGTGATGCAATTATTTAAATAG
- a CDS encoding TetR/AcrR family transcriptional regulator yields MKSEIIDNAIELFAQKSYYGCTLDELAKSVDIKKASLYYYFPSKAAIYRECAQRCVGYFERVIEIENKKSSDTLSLGNLKEFILKTVFDTDINYLRLYLQFTQAPDEFKEELYDGVASLHKDLDVTFKRYYDANDIEISFESFRELVLGVMESGFIRTTFINYFDELSYRRKTLQLDVANMLDSLFELKEAAKGH; encoded by the coding sequence TTGAAAAGTGAAATTATAGACAATGCAATTGAATTGTTTGCGCAAAAAAGCTATTACGGTTGTACTTTAGACGAACTTGCTAAAAGCGTAGATATTAAGAAAGCAAGCTTGTATTATTATTTTCCAAGCAAGGCAGCAATTTACCGTGAGTGTGCACAACGTTGTGTAGGTTATTTTGAACGTGTGATTGAAATCGAAAATAAAAAGAGCTCAGATACACTTAGTTTAGGAAACTTGAAAGAATTTATTCTTAAAACTGTATTCGATACGGATATTAATTATCTGCGTTTATATCTGCAGTTCACGCAAGCACCGGATGAATTTAAAGAAGAATTGTATGACGGTGTAGCAAGTTTGCATAAGGATTTGGATGTTACTTTCAAACGTTATTATGATGCAAATGATATAGAGATCTCATTTGAGAGCTTCCGTGAGTTAGTTTTAGGTGTTATGGAAAGCGGTTTCATCCGTACTACATTCATTAACTATTTTGATGAATTGAGTTATAGACGTAAGACGTTACAACTGGATGTTGCGAATATGCTGGATTCATTATTTGAATTGAAAGAAGCAGCAAAAGGACATTAA
- a CDS encoding alpha/beta hydrolase, producing the protein MLKVKAPKNLYLKGGERAILLLHSFTGTIQDVKEVAETLNEEGFTCYAPCYTGHGLPVSEFVKYDIQDWWRDVEAAYNFLQAEGYQKIDVIGVSLGGIFSLKLAEQYEVDRIVGMSIPYEKREKGVIGRLNTYGERLQHYILCTDDEQAEEMACIRDYKAGAQRFETFTDETMKALGQITAPTLLMYGNQDEPSYRKSAFKIEAGLTNVEDKEVERFENAGHLMPRSEDKAAIIERIVDFMCKA; encoded by the coding sequence ATGTTGAAAGTTAAAGCGCCAAAAAACCTTTATTTGAAAGGCGGAGAGCGTGCAATTTTATTACTGCATTCATTTACGGGGACTATCCAAGATGTTAAAGAGGTTGCAGAAACTTTGAATGAAGAAGGTTTTACTTGTTATGCACCTTGTTACACTGGACACGGTCTGCCCGTTTCTGAATTTGTAAAATATGACATTCAAGATTGGTGGAGAGATGTAGAAGCAGCGTACAATTTTTTACAAGCTGAAGGTTATCAAAAGATTGATGTAATCGGTGTGTCGTTAGGTGGCATTTTTTCTCTTAAGCTTGCAGAACAATATGAGGTGGACCGTATTGTAGGAATGTCCATTCCTTATGAAAAAAGAGAAAAAGGTGTAATAGGGCGTTTGAATACTTACGGAGAACGATTGCAGCATTATATTTTATGTACAGATGATGAACAAGCAGAAGAAATGGCATGCATCCGTGATTATAAAGCAGGTGCGCAACGCTTTGAGACTTTTACAGATGAAACGATGAAAGCGTTAGGACAAATTACTGCACCGACTTTATTGATGTATGGAAATCAAGATGAACCTTCTTATCGAAAAAGTGCTTTTAAAATAGAAGCAGGTTTAACAAACGTTGAGGATAAAGAAGTGGAACGTTTTGAAAATGCCGGTCATCTCATGCCACGCAGTGAAGATAAAGCAGCAATTATAGAAAGAATTGTAGATTTTATGTGTAAAGCGTAA